The Amaranthus tricolor cultivar Red isolate AtriRed21 chromosome 2, ASM2621246v1, whole genome shotgun sequence genome contains the following window.
AATGAACTGAACTTTGACTGTTCTGTTTGCTCTTTTCACATAGGTCTCTGATAATCTACAAATTGGCAGTTTTCTGAAAACTATACCTGCTTGGAATTCAGCTTTCCAGCTTGTCTTAGATTTTCAAACACTCTGGCAGCTGCAACCCCGTCAAAGCATTCTCGCACCTCCAAGCAGGTGTGGGGTACGAATGACCGGGTGATTTTACTGTGTGTTTTGCGAAGGTCGAGATCCTCTCATGTTTGGAGATTGTGTCGTACTTCTGAGGGTCTATCTGTTGATTACGGCTAACATTTCCCAAAGACGTTGTCCTTGAAGAAAGCTGCTTCAGAGTAAACTTGAACCTGACTATgtaaatttgtttattataCCTGGCTTTCTGTGTGAAGATTTGATAGATTATTCAGTGTAGTTCTGCTTAGCACTGGTAGCTTGCTAGAATTCTACAATGGGTCGTTTCTCTTGTTTCTATGGTCATGTTCAGAGTCACAAGCATAAGGTTAATGTAAGTCATTTAAGTAATCTTATTTTTGGAGCTTAATTATTGAGTGATTAGATGGTGATccttttatcataattttttttttcttgtcatGTTTCAGAAATCAACTCAACCTTCATTTGAGGCGATGATCAAGATGCTGCAAATTGGTTCTCAATATAATGCATCAGCAAGCACAGCCAATCCTTTAGCCTTAGATGAGTTTCATATAGTGAAAAACCGGGCAAAGAAAGTGGATAGTGGTACTGACAATCTTACTTTGGCTGCACGTAACTGGAAATCCGGGGAGTTAAAATGTGATTCTGATGCTGAGATAAATGAAGACTATGTGCACTTTGAGATGGGGAACTTCAGAAAAAGTCTGTCTGTTGGTTGTGAATTGGATCAGAAGGAAAGGAGTTGCAGCAATGACGATGACTGTAACGTTCACGAATATTCTTGTGAGGGATCAATTGATTGTGATGGAACCGCTGAAGAATCACCCACAAACGATGCTAAGAGTCACCCGACCTCCTTCCCTTATCAGGAAGATCCGCGTTCTTCTCCCCATTTGAGTTCTGATCTGGTGAATCATGACTCAGTCTTTGCTGTTGACGATCATGATCCTCATTACTTCAACAAGGTAGACCATAAGGAATCTCATCTTTCATTGTATACTGAGCGTCCTGAAGGTTCTGGTCGGAATACACCTACTCAATCCAGCATTACAAAATCTTACTCAATGCCAAATTTTGGGTCCACAACTCCAATGTCTCCAGGCCTTTCTGCCTGCGATGAATTGAGTCCTCGTGACGGATCTTCAAAAGATATGAATGTGCCCATAAAGAAGGAATATGTTTCTGCTCATGATGCTAGCGCTGAAGAAATCGATGTACTGAACAAGGAAGTCAGCATGTATCATGCTGAGAAATCTGATGGAGAAAATGCTGGTTTGGATAATTACGAATTTTATAATTATGGTTCAAGCAAGGACTGGATAGTTCCAACGCCCGAAGAAATAGGTATAATGAGACATGACCAGGGGAATTCCTCATATGAAACTCGGAACATTTTTACAGATAAGGATTTCAAGATCAGACTGATTGAGGATTGGGTTATGGATCTTCAGCACTGCAGCCCTGTGGAAGAAACCAATGAGGTAACTCCGTCTGTCAATGACATGAAGAAAGGTTCTGCATTCATGGATGGTGTGGATAAGGTAGAGATGAAGGTAAATCCAGGTATGGACGCTGCAAAACGGTACATATCTTCTCTGACTGCAAACGCTAACACGGCACAGCTTGCAAACTATGGTCTGGTTGTTATCCCACTGCTGAGTGCTTTTGTCAGCTTAAAGGCTCTTAATCTTTCCGGGAATTCCATAGGTGGGTAAATCACAAATGTGCTCTGCTTTGATCTATTTGTCTTTTAAGCTTTTACTTGACCGCTTTCTCAGTATTCTCTTTGCTTTCCAAGATTTACTCTTCATGtgctatgttttattttttatgtgatttttgCTGGTTTGTGTTACAGTGAGAATAACTGCTGGTGCCCTTCCTCGAGGTTTACACTTGTTGAACTTGTCCAAAAATAACATATCAACCATTGAAGGCTTAAGAGAGCTTACTAGACTTCGTGTATTAGACCTTAGCTACAACAAAATCTCCAGAATTGGACATGGTAAGCCTCTGTTTGATATCTAGCTGCTTGAAtagtttttatcatttttatgcACTATGGCCTCTCCAAAAGAAATCCCTGGTTAAACTAGTCTTATAGCATATTACCAAGTCCATATTCGAGAGGATCTACCTGTCTATTTTACCCGgtgtaacataatttgctaGCTAATTTGCCCTTTGAATTCGGGATTCGCTTAAAATTGTTGAAAAAGCCCAAAACCGACGATAATTTGCTTTTTCGATTTGCGATTCGTGGGGCGTTCCTAGTGAATATATTTTTATGcgcttatgattttatattacATTTTGATTTTACATTACATTTGTAGTCTTGTAATTATCACATCAGAACCTGGTTTAATGTGTTATAATTCTCTCTTTGCTACTGTCTGTGCTTTCTGGTTTTGAGTGTTACTGTTATCCTTGCTAATGTCTTGTACTTTATTATGTGCCCTTGTTTCGAAGGTCTTGCATCTTGTTCTTCCTTGAAAGAACTATACTTGGCCGGAAATAAAATCAGCGAGGTGGAAGGTCTACACCGGCTTTTAAAGCTTACCGTTCTTGATTTACGGTTCAACAAGATTGCTACTTCCAAATGTCTGGGTCAGCTAGCTGCCAACTACAATTCCTTGCAAGCCATCAGTTTGGAAGGAAACCCGGCTCAGAAAAACGTTGGCGATGAGCAACTAAAGAAATACTTACAGGGTCTCCTTCCTCATATGGCCTATTACAATCGGCAGCATATCAAAACCAGCACGCTGAAAGATTCCTCCGACAGGTCTGTTCGACTCGGTATTTCAGAAAGGGGGCTTAGATCATCTGATCATAAGTCGTCCTCACGTCGTGGTGGTGCAGGTAAGAGATCATCTCATTCTTCTGTTCATGGGCATAAGAGTCTAGTGTCCGACTCTCTAAAGCAACAATCTAAAGGCAAAAATGTGCTTGTTCCACCGAGTGGGTCAAAAACGAGTCATCGCCATCATCACTTTGACATTAGCAACAAGCTCCAAAGCTTCAGATCTGGTTTTTCGCTCCACAAAAGTCGAAGCGAGGGTACTCTTGTAGTCCTTTAAAACTATTTACCTTAAACATGTTTTATGTGCTTTTGCTGGTTTGTAAGGTTCTTTGAACATGCTTTCAATTTGTAGGTGTTTCAACTTCCAACTGCATGAAACGCAGCTTTTGCTTGTTATTTTTAACCTTGTTTCTCTGAATAAATTGCActgttttaaatttaattatatgtttGTTAGGTGGTGgtttaaattaagttatttgtactaaaattatttatgtttattcttaattaactAATTGTATTTCcaaatatcatatatatatatatatatatatatatatatatatatatatatatatatatatatatatatatatataatttggataatgtgaaaaccaattaaagtgatgaaaactaaaaataagtGTACATAACATCTTAAATTGTGTATAAATTTCGGTgacaattttgtaaataattggacATTTGCTAAAAGGTATACATACATGcttaaaaggtgtacatattcGAATGTTAGATTTTTAAATGATATGAACTTTTTCCTATACAAAAATGATTACATCTTTTGTCACAATATCTATAACCCAGTctaattttcagttttcaccactttaaaGGATTTCACCTGATcctatctacatatatatatacatgtatgtttTGGATTATGTGAAACCGGTGAAAATTGAAAACAGATGtatataaaaacttaattaatatacatatattgtggtgtaaattttgtaaataaatgGACATTTGCTAAAAGGTCTGCATGAATGCTTAAAAGATGTACATATtcgaaaaatatttttgtaaatatttttgtaagtaatatgaaattttttcctttataaaaaatatgtatattctataGGTTAGTATATACACCTTTtgctactatatatatatatatatatatatatatatatatatatatatatatatatatatatatatatatatatatatatatatatatatatatatatacatatatatatatatatatatatatacatatatatatatatatacatatatatatatatacatatatatatatatacatatatatatatatatacatatatatatatatatacatatatatacatatatatatatatatacatatatatatatatacatatatatatatatatatatatatatatatatatatatatacatatatatatatatacatatatatatatatatatacatatatatatatatatatatatatacatatatatatatatacatatatatatatatatatttcagtctaatttttaatttttatcacttttgctaaaaggtagggagaatataaagagaaaagtagtataaaagataaacttatatcagtttttcttctattttcttATTGTTGTATCTCGGTACTACAATACCTTGCACATATATATAGcacaagaaaaggaaaaagtacAAATATAGTACTATTGTAAAGGATAGATGAATCCACATTTCAATGCATTCACTTGGTGTGGTTACATCAATCAcaacactcccccttgaatgcattacaTATATGTGGAAGTTTTATTATGACATTCATAATCCTAAAACTGtttcattaaaaacctttatcaggAAAAACCCTATGGGATAAAAAAACTGATTAAAGGAAAAAAGAGTACAGTGAGCATATTTCTCCCCCT
Protein-coding sequences here:
- the LOC130805836 gene encoding uncharacterized protein LOC130805836 isoform X1, translated to MGRFSCFYGHVQSHKHKVNKSTQPSFEAMIKMLQIGSQYNASASTANPLALDEFHIVKNRAKKVDSGTDNLTLAARNWKSGELKCDSDAEINEDYVHFEMGNFRKSLSVGCELDQKERSCSNDDDCNVHEYSCEGSIDCDGTAEESPTNDAKSHPTSFPYQEDPRSSPHLSSDLVNHDSVFAVDDHDPHYFNKVDHKESHLSLYTERPEGSGRNTPTQSSITKSYSMPNFGSTTPMSPGLSACDELSPRDGSSKDMNVPIKKEYVSAHDASAEEIDVLNKEVSMYHAEKSDGENAGLDNYEFYNYGSSKDWIVPTPEEIGIMRHDQGNSSYETRNIFTDKDFKIRLIEDWVMDLQHCSPVEETNEVTPSVNDMKKGSAFMDGVDKVEMKVNPGMDAAKRYISSLTANANTAQLANYGLVVIPLLSAFVSLKALNLSGNSIVRITAGALPRGLHLLNLSKNNISTIEGLRELTRLRVLDLSYNKISRIGHGLASCSSLKELYLAGNKISEVEGLHRLLKLTVLDLRFNKIATSKCLGQLAANYNSLQAISLEGNPAQKNVGDEQLKKYLQGLLPHMAYYNRQHIKTSTLKDSSDRSVRLGISERGLRSSDHKSSSRRGGAGKRSSHSSVHGHKSLVSDSLKQQSKGKNVLVPPSGSKTSHRHHHFDISNKLQSFRSGFSLHKSRSEGTLVVL
- the LOC130805836 gene encoding uncharacterized protein LOC130805836 isoform X2 — its product is MIKMLQIGSQYNASASTANPLALDEFHIVKNRAKKVDSGTDNLTLAARNWKSGELKCDSDAEINEDYVHFEMGNFRKSLSVGCELDQKERSCSNDDDCNVHEYSCEGSIDCDGTAEESPTNDAKSHPTSFPYQEDPRSSPHLSSDLVNHDSVFAVDDHDPHYFNKVDHKESHLSLYTERPEGSGRNTPTQSSITKSYSMPNFGSTTPMSPGLSACDELSPRDGSSKDMNVPIKKEYVSAHDASAEEIDVLNKEVSMYHAEKSDGENAGLDNYEFYNYGSSKDWIVPTPEEIGIMRHDQGNSSYETRNIFTDKDFKIRLIEDWVMDLQHCSPVEETNEVTPSVNDMKKGSAFMDGVDKVEMKVNPGMDAAKRYISSLTANANTAQLANYGLVVIPLLSAFVSLKALNLSGNSIVRITAGALPRGLHLLNLSKNNISTIEGLRELTRLRVLDLSYNKISRIGHGLASCSSLKELYLAGNKISEVEGLHRLLKLTVLDLRFNKIATSKCLGQLAANYNSLQAISLEGNPAQKNVGDEQLKKYLQGLLPHMAYYNRQHIKTSTLKDSSDRSVRLGISERGLRSSDHKSSSRRGGAGKRSSHSSVHGHKSLVSDSLKQQSKGKNVLVPPSGSKTSHRHHHFDISNKLQSFRSGFSLHKSRSEGTLVVL